From uncultured Pseudodesulfovibrio sp.:
GAGTGGGTGTTGGACTGCTTATCCGCATCAGAATTGTCGGTACTATTAACCGCGTCAATTCGTACTTCAGTCTTTTCATCCTGTGCTGGCGGCTTATCCACTGCCTTCGCCGAAGCTGCGTTCTCCGAACGTAACTCCTGCTTCACAATACTTACTTCGGGGATATTCATGGTCTCCCTCCCTGGTAGTTACACGAATCATCCCAACCTAACTTGCCTCTTACGTATATTATCGGCAGAAATAGCGTTATCTTTAGAGAGAAAATTTTATGTTCTTCGTAAAGCGTTGTGTCCCAACAGTTAGGCAATAGCCGTTGACGCTGATACAAATTTTGAATATGGTTCCTATAAATCAAAAACCATGAAATATCAGACGGTTTGTTTAACAAATTTGTTCGTCGACTTGGTTATTTCATGAGATAACCCAAAAGTGTTACTCCAGAGTATTCATGCCGTTTTTATTGAAACACCATTTTGATCCAGATTGGGATCCCTCAAAACTTAGACCAGAAGAACAGGCTGACGGAAGCGTGGACCACCATGAATTGAACTTCGTCAACAATGTTTCGAAGGGTGATGTCATCGCCGAATGGGTTGACATAGAAGAAGGGGATGATGTTGATCGTCGGTTTGTTTTTGATGATAAAGAGTTTCCGGCCGGGCGTGGAACCGGCCTTAGACAGAAATTCCCCGACACGTTGTTTGCAGCTGTTGATGGGTATGTCTGTTATAAAGAAGGGAAAATTCTTGTTAGAGAGACTCTGACGGTTCATTGGGACATCGATTACCATACCGGGAACGTGGATTTTGTTGGCAACATCTCTGTTGAAGGGTCCGTCCGTTCAGGGTTCGCTGTTTGCGGAGTGAAAGTGACTATTGCAGGGCAGGTTGAAGGAGCGCTCATTGAAGCGACCCGTAACTTGAATTGTCATGGAGGCGTTAAAGGCGGTAAAATCGCTCACTTGGAAGCCGGCCATGATTTGAAGCTCGCTTATTGCGAATACGCGACACTCATGGCGAAGAACGATATTCTTGTTAAGGGAGCGCTTATGCATAGCAATGTCTATGCTGGAAAGCGTTTGGCTGTTGGTGGCAGACTTACAGGCGGAAATGTCTGTGCATATGAGTATATTTATGTTGGCGGACAGCTTGGAGGCGGGTTGGATACGGATACGTCTCTGGTTATGGGGTATAAGCCAACACTGTTGCATGCAGATGAAAAATATAATGAACGTATCAAGAACCTTCACGATGATATAGCTTCATTTGAAAAGGCGTTAAATAAGGGGAACGAATTTCGTGC
This genomic window contains:
- a CDS encoding FapA family protein; this translates as MPFLLKHHFDPDWDPSKLRPEEQADGSVDHHELNFVNNVSKGDVIAEWVDIEEGDDVDRRFVFDDKEFPAGRGTGLRQKFPDTLFAAVDGYVCYKEGKILVRETLTVHWDIDYHTGNVDFVGNISVEGSVRSGFAVCGVKVTIAGQVEGALIEATRNLNCHGGVKGGKIAHLEAGHDLKLAYCEYATLMAKNDILVKGALMHSNVYAGKRLAVGGRLTGGNVCAYEYIYVGGQLGGGLDTDTSLVMGYKPTLLHADEKYNERIKNLHDDIASFEKALNKGNEFRAEFEPKLESAIKELDLLKALKVKLWDGIYATERLDECKVLVPGVVKPGVEISIGSAFLKVDDFLEDVYFYYENDEVKIGASTEKIKR